The following coding sequences lie in one Deltaproteobacteria bacterium genomic window:
- a CDS encoding sigma 54-interacting transcriptional regulator: MKIEKDYEPEFESIKGLLLEMAQERSVDSILRMIVERMAMRLHVALARIWLIRQGDLCERCAMGKECPGRRNCLHLVASRGTPLRHDPQNWSRLDGLYARVPLGVTKIGLIASRGEAGSVVDIRRHPEWIERNPWALGEEIISFAGQPMLYKGEVLGVVGIYFRIPPELVKKGSVWLRMVADHAAIAIANARAYQEIERLRSQLELENVYLREELDEVGAFGDIIGRSPALLKILRQIEMVAPTDTTVLILGESGTGKELVAREIHRRSLRRDRPLIKVNCASIPSELYESEFFGHTKGAFTGAVKERAGRFEAADGGTLFLDEVGEIPYPLQSKLLRVLQDGEYERIGEERTRKVDVRIIAATNKDIQKEVEEGNFRRDLYYRISVFPLEIPPLRYRKEDIPLLAEHFLDRVSGKLNLPRPKLTRANLAELQEYDWPGNVRELRNVIERALIISQRGHLRFDLPARPKDGALSMPAPAPVNLQGTEILTEVEMKQLEKKNLLAALQLCRWKVSGPGGAAELLGVKPTTLKARIRKMGIQRPR; encoded by the coding sequence ATGAAAATCGAGAAAGACTACGAGCCGGAATTTGAGTCCATAAAGGGCCTTCTTCTTGAAATGGCCCAGGAACGTTCCGTGGACTCCATTCTCCGTATGATCGTCGAGCGGATGGCTATGAGGCTCCACGTGGCCCTGGCGCGAATCTGGCTCATCAGGCAAGGGGACTTGTGCGAGCGGTGCGCCATGGGAAAGGAATGCCCTGGGCGGCGGAACTGCCTGCACTTGGTTGCCAGCCGGGGCACGCCATTGCGACATGACCCCCAAAACTGGTCACGGCTGGACGGCCTGTACGCACGAGTGCCCCTCGGCGTCACCAAAATCGGCCTTATCGCCTCAAGGGGCGAGGCCGGAAGCGTGGTGGACATCCGGCGGCATCCCGAGTGGATCGAGCGCAATCCATGGGCCCTGGGAGAAGAAATAATCAGTTTTGCGGGTCAGCCCATGCTATACAAGGGAGAGGTGCTGGGGGTGGTGGGCATCTATTTCAGGATCCCTCCGGAACTCGTCAAAAAAGGGAGTGTATGGTTACGGATGGTCGCGGATCATGCGGCGATCGCCATCGCCAACGCCCGCGCCTACCAGGAAATAGAAAGACTGAGGAGTCAGCTTGAACTCGAAAATGTCTATCTTCGGGAGGAACTGGATGAGGTCGGAGCATTCGGGGACATCATCGGCCGAAGCCCCGCGCTCCTGAAGATCCTCCGGCAGATCGAAATGGTGGCTCCCACCGATACCACCGTGCTCATCCTGGGAGAATCCGGGACCGGAAAAGAATTGGTTGCACGGGAAATCCACCGGCGCAGTCTCCGGAGGGACCGGCCCCTGATCAAGGTCAACTGCGCGAGCATCCCGAGCGAACTTTACGAAAGCGAGTTCTTCGGGCACACAAAAGGGGCATTCACCGGGGCCGTGAAGGAACGGGCGGGACGATTCGAGGCGGCCGACGGCGGCACCCTTTTTCTCGACGAGGTGGGGGAAATCCCTTACCCTCTCCAGTCCAAACTTCTGAGAGTCCTCCAGGATGGAGAATACGAGCGCATCGGAGAAGAACGAACTCGAAAGGTTGACGTTCGAATCATTGCCGCCACCAACAAGGACATCCAAAAAGAAGTCGAAGAGGGAAACTTCCGCAGGGATCTCTATTACCGGATCAGCGTATTTCCCCTTGAAATTCCGCCTCTTCGCTATCGCAAGGAGGATATTCCCTTGTTGGCTGAGCATTTCCTGGACCGGGTATCCGGCAAATTGAACCTTCCCCGACCAAAATTGACCAGGGCCAACCTGGCTGAGCTCCAGGAATACGACTGGCCGGGTAATGTCCGGGAATTGCGGAACGTGATCGAACGGGCGCTAATCATCTCTCAAAGGGGCCACCTCCGGTTCGACCTGCCGGCACGTCCGAAAGATGGGGCACTTTCCATGCCCGCCCCGGCACCCGTGAATCTTCAAGGGACGGAGATCCTCACTGAGGTGGAGATGAAACAACTGGAAAAGAAAAACCTTCTGGCCGCCCTTCAATTGTGTCGGTGGAAGGTTTCAGGACCAGGCGGGGCAGCGGAACTCCTGGGCGTGAAACCTACAACCCTCAAGGCCAGAATCAGAAAGATGGGCATCCAGAGGCCCCGGTAA
- a CDS encoding reductive dehalogenase, with protein sequence MINRRREKAKFGECIDPYPTHLLKRVDRPTTKILDDQVKRVDERESGFMRAGRGDFGERLKKEYYRFVQKHPLSNALVRMGFHLRKVTDGEVASEKAPIPYDDPVLMAAHIKEVAYFLRADLVGICELPPYAVYSHGAWHGGFEIELNHKYAIAILIDQDVRTEEAFNGRDWISNSMSFLAYSTSGFIACILADYIRQLGFPARAHHALDYYVVVPPILLWAGLGEMCRIGDIVLNPFLGPRFKAAVVTTDLPLAVDKPIDFGLQDFCSKCGKCARECPSGAISTGDKVMHNGYEKWPNDVEKCTHMRVGNKYGSGCGTCVKVCPWSKPWTPFHRAVNWTMRHVPPARRFGIWGDDLMGYEKPEESKKWWFDLEWVDGKLRIPPKKGEKDHDYL encoded by the coding sequence ATGATCAATCGGAGACGTGAAAAGGCCAAATTCGGAGAATGCATCGACCCATATCCCACCCATCTTCTCAAGCGGGTGGATCGTCCCACCACCAAGATCCTGGACGATCAGGTCAAGCGGGTGGACGAGAGGGAGAGCGGATTCATGAGGGCAGGGCGGGGGGATTTCGGCGAACGGCTGAAAAAAGAATATTACCGGTTCGTTCAGAAACATCCCCTGTCAAACGCCCTGGTCCGGATGGGGTTTCACTTGCGAAAGGTCACGGACGGTGAGGTGGCCTCCGAGAAGGCACCGATTCCTTATGACGATCCCGTGCTCATGGCGGCCCATATCAAGGAGGTGGCATACTTTTTGAGGGCCGACCTGGTGGGGATTTGTGAACTGCCCCCTTATGCCGTGTACAGCCACGGTGCCTGGCATGGGGGATTCGAAATCGAACTCAATCACAAATACGCAATCGCCATCCTGATAGACCAGGATGTTCGAACAGAGGAGGCCTTCAACGGGCGGGACTGGATCAGCAACTCCATGAGCTTCCTGGCCTATTCCACCTCCGGATTCATCGCATGCATTCTGGCGGACTATATTCGCCAATTGGGTTTTCCGGCCCGGGCACACCACGCCCTTGATTACTATGTGGTCGTGCCGCCGATCCTTCTCTGGGCAGGGCTCGGGGAGATGTGCCGGATCGGCGACATCGTACTCAATCCCTTTTTGGGCCCGCGGTTCAAGGCGGCGGTCGTGACCACGGATCTCCCTCTTGCGGTGGACAAGCCCATTGACTTCGGGCTCCAGGATTTTTGCTCAAAGTGCGGGAAGTGCGCCCGGGAATGCCCTTCGGGGGCCATAAGCACAGGGGACAAGGTCATGCACAACGGCTACGAAAAGTGGCCCAACGATGTGGAGAAGTGTACGCACATGCGGGTCGGGAATAAATACGGGTCGGGGTGCGGAACGTGTGTCAAAGTTTGCCCCTGGAGCAAGCCCTGGACTCCGTTCCACCGTGCGGTCAACTGGACCATGAGGCACGTTCCTCCTGCCAGGCGATTCGGCATCTGGGGAGACGACCTCATGGGATACGAGAAACCGGAGGAAAGCAAGAAGTGGTGGTTCGACCTTGAGTGGGTGGACGGGAAGCTCCGCATTCCTCCGAAAAAGGGGGAGAAAGATCACGATTACCTTTAG